Below is a genomic region from Bradyrhizobium sp. 1(2017).
GTACCCGAGTATGAGGCTAGCGTTCGGGCCATGGCCACCGAAAAAGCCGAGACTGACCGTATTCCCGTAACCTTGGCGCTCTCGACCATCACCTATCTGGAGAAACTGGTGAGACAGGGCACCCACGGCACCAGCGTTCCCGGCGTCGCACGTACCTTGATCGAGGAAGGCATCCGTCTCGCCATCAAAGACGGGCTTTTGTCGATCCGCGACAACGGCAGAACGTGAGCACACGCCGGAGGTAAGGCGGACGGATCTCGAGCAGGCGGATGGCCGACATCTGCAACCTGGACCGTTACACATGCCTGCTCTTTCCCCGACTTCTTCACAGACTTTCTCACAGGGTTCTGCACAGACTTCTTCACAGGCTTCTTCGCAAGCTTGTTCGCAAACTTGGACCGACGAACGCATTGAGCTCCTGAAGCGGCATTTCGAGGCCGGCCTCTCCTGCCGCGAGATCGCCGCCGAAATCGGCGTCAGCCGCAACGCCGTGATCGGCAAGCTGTCCCGGTTGAACTTGACGCGCGGCCGGACGGTCGACGACCGCAAGGTTCACGACCGCGGCCCGGCGCCGGGGCGCGCGCGGAGAGCCGTCCCGCGCCTGCAATACGAGATGCTTGCCACGATCTATGGCGAGACCGATGCGCCCGTGGTCACCGGGCCGATCGACGAGGCCAACCGCTGCTCGCTGCTGGAGCTGTCCGAGAACCGTTGCCGCTGGCCGATCTCATCGCCGGGCGAAGACGATTTCTGCTTCTGCGGCAATGTCGCGCCCGACGGCCACTCCTACTGCGTCGGCCATAGCCGCCTTGCCTACCGGCCGAACTCGCGCATCCGCGCCATGCGCGGCTAGTTTCTGGTCACGCGTTGAAACCGCCATGCTCCAAAACGAAAAACCTCCGGCGGGGCATCACCGGAGGTTTCTGGAGGCTTAGCGTGAAGCTAAGAGCCGTACCTTTCGTATCCGGCCGAGAGCTATATAGCTTAGTAACTCAGGTAAGTAAATAAGTTTGAGGCGATTGAATCGCATGGCTCGTCTTCATCGGGAGCGCGGAAGGCTGCCGGATTTCCGAATTCATCATCACATAAAAAAGCCCCGGCGGTTTCCCGCCGGGGCTTATGTCATCTTCGGAAAGACCGAGCTTACCAGTTGCGCTGGGCGCGCAGCAGTAGGCTGTAGGTGTCCTGGTCCTTCAGCTCATACGTGGCCGCCGGCTTGGCAACGGCGGTCTGCGCACCGGGCGTGATCAGGCCCGAAAACTTCTGGTCGAGATGGCTGTAGGTGAAGTCGGCCGAGAAGGTCAGGTTCTTCACCGGCGTCCAGCGGGTGATGACACCGATCTGGCCGATGTTGAAGTCCGGGTTGCAGGTGCCGGTCAGGGTCGCGAACGCGGCGCTGCCGCAGATCAGGCTCTTCGCCGTGCCGCTGTAGTTGACCGCAGCCCACGCACCGTAGAGCGCGGTGTTCCAGAACGGGCTCCAGTTATGGGTGTAGGCACCGCGGAAGCCGTAGGTCTTGGTCAACTCGAGCTGGCCGCCCGGGCCGAACACTGCGTCAGACACGCCGGCAAAGCCGATGCTCTGATAGGCGGCGTTCGAGCTGCCGAACATCGAGTAGCTGGTCGCAGCCAGCTCCTGGAAGTTGTAGCGGCTCGCGCCCTCGGTGTAGACGCCCGAGATGTTGATCACGTCGCCTGCGCCGGTCGGGATGTTCTTGATGCCCAACGCGAGCTGAACGGCCCAGCCCCATTTGTCTTCCGGATGGCCGGTGGTTTCAGTGGCGCCGTAATAGCCGACATGGTTGTCGTGCGCGGCGACCGACGCCTGGAACAGGCCCCAGGCCTGGTCGACGCGAACCATGGCGACGAGGTCTGGCGAGCGCGTGCCGCCGAGGTCGTTCGAGCCGTAGGCCCCGCCGAGAACGCCGGTGGTGGACATGCCGGCGGTGTTCCAGATGTTGGTCTGGAAGACCTGCGTCTGGTCCTGCGCCGAGAACGCCGCCGTGATGCCCTGACCGAAATCGGCCGTATAGGTGATCTGGGCGACGCCGTTGGTGGTGCCGCTGCCGCCGACCAGCTGGTCGAAGTTGTTGCCGGGATAGTTGATCCAGGGCGCGTCGAATTGCGAGACCGACTTACCCAGGGTGAAACCGGCGAACTGGATGAAGGCGTAGTAGACGCCGAGCGAACCGCCGGAGATGCCGCCGTCGGTGCCGTTGACCGCGCCGCCGCTCGAGCCGACGAGACCGGTGCCGGCGGCGTTGAGGCCGAGGGTGCCGCTGTACTGGGTGCCGCCCGTGCCCGAGCCGGTGCCGACATAATTGCCGGTCGTCCAGGTGAAGACGGCGTCGAAATAGGTGCGGACCACGCCGTACTCGGTCGCAGTGCGCGTGTCGATGTTGAGATCTTCACGAGCGCGCATCGAGTAGTAGTTCGTCAGGCGGTTGTTGGCCGCGAAGACGTTGTTGTACTGGGCGCTGTAATTGCCGCCGGCATTGAGCGCCACTTCGGCACGCAGATAGCCGCCCAGCTTGATGCAGGTGTCGCTGCCAGGGATGTAGTAGAAGCCCGCACCGTAGAGCGAGCAGATCTTGACGTATTCGACCGCCTTGGCCTTCACCGGAAGATCGGCCGCCTGGGCTCCACCCACGGCGATCAGACCCGCCGCAGTGCCGAGCAAAAGGCTCTTCACCACTCTCATTTAAAACCTCCAAGTTGCTCATTTTACGGAGACCGGACCGTGAGGCCCCCCAAGATCCCCGTCTTTTCAAATCCGCTCGGCCGCTGTGCGCTTTCGGACACACCCGCATTCGAGCGAGGGACGTGAGCGAACCACCTGCAACGGGACGATCGAGTACCCCCCACCGTCGCGGCCAATATGCCTGCGTCGTTCCGCTAATCAAAATAGTTTATCAACTCAGCTTTATTGTTTCACTAACCCTGTGCCCCGCGCGCAACACCAATATGCTGAGCAGATCATATTTGTAGTTTTAGTGACAAAATAACGCAGCCCTGCACTTGCGTCAGAGCAGGCTTGCGTGGACTATGGCCCACCGCGAAGTTCGGCCTGAAGAATCAGTTCACGGGAGTGACGCTGTGTCCGCAACGAGGAAAGAGGGTGCGCGCCTGCGCTCCATCGGAAATCTGGATGTCATCAGGCGCTTCACCTGGGAGATATCGTCAATCAACATGTATCTGGAGGAGCTGCGCCAGTTCTGGGCGCGAACGCTCGGCATCAGCGGCCCGCAATGGCTGATCCTGATGGCTATCTCCGACCTCGACAAGGACGACGGCATCCCGGTCAACGTCGTCTCCAAGCTGCTCCACGTCGATCCGTCCTTCGTCACCACGCAGTCCAAGCTGCTCGAGAAGAAGGGTCTGTTGCGCCGCCGTCCCTCGCCGACCGACGCCAGGGTGGTCCGACTGTCCCTGACCGAGAAGACCCAGAAGCACCTGGCGAGCCTCAACGAACAGTACAAGACCATCAAGGAATTCGTCTTCCAGGAGTTCGACGAACACGAGCTGACGGAGTTCACCACCAAGCTCGCGATGCTGAAGACCCGACTGGAAAAGGCCTGCGTCCGCCTCACGCTCGACTTTTGATGCGAGCGCAAGACCAG
It encodes:
- a CDS encoding MarR family winged helix-turn-helix transcriptional regulator, coding for MSATRKEGARLRSIGNLDVIRRFTWEISSINMYLEELRQFWARTLGISGPQWLILMAISDLDKDDGIPVNVVSKLLHVDPSFVTTQSKLLEKKGLLRRRPSPTDARVVRLSLTEKTQKHLASLNEQYKTIKEFVFQEFDEHELTEFTTKLAMLKTRLEKACVRLTLDF
- a CDS encoding GcrA family cell cycle regulator — protein: MPALSPTSSQTFSQGSAQTSSQASSQACSQTWTDERIELLKRHFEAGLSCREIAAEIGVSRNAVIGKLSRLNLTRGRTVDDRKVHDRGPAPGRARRAVPRLQYEMLATIYGETDAPVVTGPIDEANRCSLLELSENRCRWPISSPGEDDFCFCGNVAPDGHSYCVGHSRLAYRPNSRIRAMRG
- a CDS encoding porin; the encoded protein is MRVVKSLLLGTAAGLIAVGGAQAADLPVKAKAVEYVKICSLYGAGFYYIPGSDTCIKLGGYLRAEVALNAGGNYSAQYNNVFAANNRLTNYYSMRAREDLNIDTRTATEYGVVRTYFDAVFTWTTGNYVGTGSGTGGTQYSGTLGLNAAGTGLVGSSGGAVNGTDGGISGGSLGVYYAFIQFAGFTLGKSVSQFDAPWINYPGNNFDQLVGGSGTTNGVAQITYTADFGQGITAAFSAQDQTQVFQTNIWNTAGMSTTGVLGGAYGSNDLGGTRSPDLVAMVRVDQAWGLFQASVAAHDNHVGYYGATETTGHPEDKWGWAVQLALGIKNIPTGAGDVINISGVYTEGASRYNFQELAATSYSMFGSSNAAYQSIGFAGVSDAVFGPGGQLELTKTYGFRGAYTHNWSPFWNTALYGAWAAVNYSGTAKSLICGSAAFATLTGTCNPDFNIGQIGVITRWTPVKNLTFSADFTYSHLDQKFSGLITPGAQTAVAKPAATYELKDQDTYSLLLRAQRNW